Proteins co-encoded in one Ignavibacteria bacterium genomic window:
- a CDS encoding competence/damage-inducible protein A: MNAIVISIGDELLIGQTVNTNASFIGAKLTETGLRVMKVVTAPDEMDSIILELEKGLSEHNVVIVTGGLGPTHDDITREAICRFFKAELVRDEDVYNDIKDRFARFGRDLTPTNEDQCRVPECCQPIRNFNGTAPGFWIEEGDKVVVVMPGVPREMQAMVENFVIPNLKTKYGDKLKKIARRNILTTGIAESNLYDKLTPIDEVFPNVKVAFLPNLNGVKIRLTAEADTMEEANEIVTAAEQQLRLRVGRYIYSNGEDNLSKVIGNLLRERQLTLAIAESCTGGNISNLLTDNSGSSEYFERGIIAYSNASKVEILDVNEDLINEKGSVSEEVAMEMCKGVRSISGTDLGLSITGILGPKGATATKPVGLVYIGVASHERAVVKKFNFGGTRIENKVRASQAALELLRRFVLGIPIEA, encoded by the coding sequence AATTATTAATCGGACAAACTGTGAATACAAATGCTTCTTTCATTGGAGCAAAATTAACTGAAACCGGGTTGAGAGTGATGAAGGTTGTTACCGCCCCCGATGAGATGGACAGCATTATCCTGGAACTTGAAAAAGGATTGAGTGAGCACAATGTTGTGATTGTTACCGGTGGACTTGGCCCAACTCACGATGATATAACAAGAGAGGCAATTTGTAGATTTTTCAAGGCTGAACTTGTCAGAGATGAAGATGTGTACAATGATATCAAGGATAGATTTGCCAGGTTTGGAAGAGATCTAACCCCAACCAATGAGGATCAATGCCGGGTTCCTGAATGTTGCCAGCCGATTAGAAATTTTAACGGTACTGCTCCCGGCTTTTGGATCGAAGAAGGTGATAAAGTTGTAGTCGTAATGCCGGGTGTGCCCAGGGAAATGCAGGCTATGGTCGAAAATTTTGTAATTCCTAACTTAAAAACCAAATACGGGGACAAACTTAAAAAAATTGCACGACGCAATATTCTGACAACAGGAATTGCAGAATCCAATTTGTATGATAAGTTGACACCGATTGATGAAGTCTTTCCTAATGTTAAAGTTGCGTTTCTTCCAAATCTGAACGGTGTAAAAATCAGACTCACAGCAGAGGCCGATACCATGGAAGAAGCAAACGAAATTGTTACTGCCGCAGAGCAGCAACTCAGATTGAGAGTTGGCAGATACATCTACAGTAATGGAGAAGATAACCTGAGCAAGGTAATTGGAAACCTGCTGCGGGAACGACAACTCACTCTCGCCATTGCAGAATCATGTACCGGTGGAAACATTTCCAATCTTCTCACGGATAATTCAGGAAGCAGTGAGTATTTTGAAAGAGGCATAATTGCTTACAGTAATGCATCGAAAGTTGAGATTCTCGATGTAAACGAGGATCTGATAAACGAGAAGGGGTCTGTTTCAGAAGAGGTTGCTATGGAAATGTGTAAAGGTGTTCGTTCAATTTCCGGAACCGATCTTGGACTGTCGATTACAGGAATATTGGGTCCAAAAGGTGCCACGGCGACAAAACCAGTTGGACTGGTGTACATAGGTGTGGCTTCACATGAGCGCGCTGTAGTGAAAAAATTCAATTTTGGCGGAACGCGAATTGAAAACAAGGTGAGAGCATCGCAGGCAGCTCTCGAATTGCTAAGAAGATTTGTACTCGGAATTCCGATTGAAGCATAG
- the thpR gene encoding RNA 2',3'-cyclic phosphodiesterase — MKHRLFIAIDFPDEVKQSVYQNVKKMIKGSDLRISKPENLHITIKFLGDVEETKILEIISSLDFLKSIRGETVNFSRYGFFYRNRVPAVFWLKCEVGENVISTVKKLETVCEQIGFKKVDREFVPHLTLCRIKREPDPAIVQKILNEPAINLATTISNITLFSSVLTEKGAIYTVLHNYQELK, encoded by the coding sequence TTGAAGCATAGACTTTTCATCGCGATCGATTTTCCGGACGAGGTAAAGCAATCTGTTTATCAGAATGTAAAAAAAATGATCAAGGGTTCTGATTTAAGAATCAGCAAACCCGAAAATTTACATATTACAATAAAATTTTTGGGGGATGTTGAGGAAACCAAAATCCTTGAGATTATAAGCAGTCTGGATTTTCTCAAATCGATTCGAGGAGAGACTGTAAATTTCTCCCGGTACGGGTTCTTTTACAGAAATCGGGTTCCTGCGGTTTTTTGGTTGAAATGCGAGGTCGGGGAGAATGTTATTTCGACAGTGAAAAAACTGGAAACCGTTTGTGAGCAAATCGGATTTAAAAAAGTAGATAGGGAATTTGTTCCTCATCTGACTCTTTGCAGGATAAAAAGAGAACCCGATCCTGCTATTGTTCAGAAGATACTGAATGAACCTGCAATAAATTTGGCAACTACAATTTCTAATATCACTCTTTTTAGCAGCGTGCTGACCGAAAAGGGTGCCATTTATACAGTTTTACACAATTATCAGGAGTTAAAATGA
- the recA gene encoding recombinase RecA, whose product MSDTREVKNRIIEDTISNIEKSFGKGSIMRLGDGVINKVECIPTGALSLDRILGIGGIPRGRITEIYGPESSGKTTICLHVIAEAQKTGGIAAFIDAEHALDINYAKRLGVDVSNLLLSQPDFGEQALEITDTLVRSNALDVIVIDSVAALVPRAEIEGEMGDSHMAVQARLMSQALRKLTGAISRSKTAVIFTNQLRSKIGVMFGNPETTTGGNALKFYASLRLDIRRVAQIKDGNDVVGNRTKIKIVKSKVAAPFKEVEFDILYNEGISKTGDLIDLGVDTGIIKKGGSWFTFGEDRFQGREQFRQKLLELPDLFNKLSYEVKVKIGLIEANEETK is encoded by the coding sequence ATGAGTGATACTCGAGAAGTAAAAAATAGAATTATTGAAGATACAATCTCCAATATTGAGAAATCGTTTGGAAAAGGCTCAATTATGCGCCTTGGAGACGGTGTGATAAATAAAGTGGAGTGCATTCCGACAGGTGCTCTTTCTCTTGACCGGATACTTGGCATTGGTGGCATTCCCCGCGGTAGAATTACTGAAATTTACGGTCCTGAATCGAGTGGTAAAACCACAATTTGTCTCCATGTCATCGCAGAAGCTCAGAAAACAGGCGGAATTGCTGCGTTCATAGATGCAGAGCATGCTCTCGATATCAATTACGCAAAGAGACTCGGTGTGGATGTTTCTAATCTTCTCCTTTCCCAACCCGATTTTGGTGAACAGGCTCTTGAAATCACAGATACTCTTGTAAGGAGTAATGCTCTCGATGTTATTGTTATTGACTCTGTAGCCGCACTCGTACCCCGGGCTGAAATCGAAGGTGAGATGGGTGATTCACACATGGCAGTTCAGGCGAGATTGATGTCCCAGGCACTAAGAAAGCTTACAGGAGCGATTTCAAGAAGCAAAACGGCAGTGATTTTTACAAATCAACTTCGCAGTAAAATTGGTGTAATGTTTGGAAATCCTGAAACTACCACTGGTGGTAACGCTCTTAAGTTCTATGCTTCACTTCGGCTGGATATCAGGAGAGTTGCTCAAATTAAAGACGGAAATGATGTGGTCGGGAACAGGACCAAAATAAAAATAGTCAAGAGTAAAGTGGCAGCTCCCTTCAAAGAAGTTGAGTTTGATATCCTCTATAATGAGGGAATCAGCAAAACCGGAGATCTGATCGATCTCGGTGTCGATACCGGAATAATTAAAAAAGGTGGCAGCTGGTTTACATTCGGTGAGGACAGATTCCAGGGAAGAGAGCAGTTTCGTCAAAAACTTCTTGAATTACCCGATCTTTTCAACAAACTTTCATACGAGGTTAAAGTAAAAATCGGTCTTATTGAAGCCAACGAGGAAACAAAATAA
- a CDS encoding regulatory protein RecX, translating into MNTILNIRLKSENFVIIEFDNLPPLIVPKLLVYEMGLRKGDLLTEEMLESLNFENELYLCEQKALYYLGKRLHSTMELKRKLYQKKFSKKVIEPVILKMKDLTYLDDKKYSELLVNESLNLRHDGLQKIKARLIEKGIAKELISEVLSYMLNDEIEADNIKLTADRKLSSLKKRFTDKKEINQKLTAFLLSKGYSFSAIKNYFKNIDQETDLNEEY; encoded by the coding sequence ATGAATACAATTCTTAATATCAGACTCAAATCCGAAAATTTTGTAATTATCGAATTCGATAATTTACCTCCGCTTATTGTACCTAAACTGCTCGTTTACGAGATGGGATTACGGAAGGGTGATCTTCTTACAGAAGAGATGTTGGAATCGCTGAATTTCGAGAATGAACTCTACCTGTGTGAACAAAAAGCACTCTATTATCTTGGGAAGAGACTCCACTCCACAATGGAGTTGAAAAGGAAGTTGTATCAAAAAAAGTTTTCCAAAAAGGTTATTGAACCTGTTATCCTGAAGATGAAGGATCTGACCTATCTGGATGACAAAAAGTACTCCGAACTGCTGGTAAATGAATCTCTCAATCTCAGGCACGACGGGCTGCAAAAAATAAAAGCAAGATTAATTGAAAAAGGCATCGCAAAAGAGTTGATTTCAGAAGTGTTGTCTTATATGCTTAATGATGAGATTGAAGCAGATAATATAAAATTAACGGCAGACAGGAAACTTTCTTCCCTGAAAAAGAGATTTACTGATAAGAAGGAGATCAACCAAAAGTTGACTGCCTTTCTTTTATCAAAAGGTTATTCCTTTTCCGCCATTAAGAATTATTTCAAAAATATCGATCAGGAAACTGACCTGAATGAGGAGTATTAA
- a CDS encoding flavin reductase family protein: MLTFDPKSISVMEVQRLIQGGVAPRPIALVSTLSEDGTPNLSPFSFFNVFGANPPVVAFSASRRGRDATFKDTYKNLMATKECVISAVTFEMVEQISLASAEYESTVDEFVKSGLSKVDSTFVRPFGVKESPFRMECRLHQMVSVGEGGAAANIAICEVIGFHVAEDIFTNSVIDPQKIDLVARMSGDYYCRASGSAIFEVEKPVGKKCIGFDNLPAFMLNSHSYTGNELGAFANSESIPDNSENRQLILSITSKEFPGYERTPAALNRYFRRNELEKAVKLLFTNEEIKNYPKEKRVKLLEQTTKLALQLKKIDIAWALALEVEKL, translated from the coding sequence ATGCTGACATTTGATCCCAAATCAATTTCTGTGATGGAAGTGCAGCGGTTGATTCAGGGTGGAGTTGCCCCCAGACCCATTGCTCTTGTTTCAACGCTTTCTGAAGATGGAACACCCAATTTATCACCATTCTCTTTCTTTAATGTCTTTGGTGCAAATCCACCGGTTGTAGCATTTTCCGCTTCCAGGAGAGGTCGGGACGCCACTTTTAAAGATACTTACAAGAATCTGATGGCAACAAAAGAATGTGTCATCAGTGCGGTTACTTTCGAAATGGTTGAACAGATTAGTCTTGCTTCAGCCGAATATGAGAGTACTGTTGATGAGTTCGTCAAATCGGGTCTCTCTAAAGTCGATTCCACTTTCGTAAGACCTTTCGGAGTGAAAGAATCCCCATTCAGAATGGAATGCAGGCTTCATCAAATGGTTAGTGTCGGTGAAGGGGGAGCAGCAGCTAACATTGCAATCTGTGAGGTGATCGGATTTCATGTGGCAGAGGATATTTTTACCAATTCTGTCATTGATCCTCAAAAAATCGATCTCGTAGCGAGGATGTCGGGGGATTACTACTGCAGGGCTTCAGGAAGTGCGATTTTCGAAGTGGAAAAACCTGTCGGTAAAAAATGTATCGGATTTGACAATCTTCCGGCATTCATGCTCAATTCGCATTCATATACCGGAAATGAACTTGGTGCATTCGCAAATTCCGAATCCATTCCTGACAACTCAGAAAACAGACAGCTCATCTTAAGCATTACCAGCAAAGAATTTCCGGGATATGAAAGAACCCCCGCTGCCTTAAACCGCTATTTCCGCAGAAATGAACTTGAGAAAGCAGTAAAGCTCCTTTTTACGAACGAAGAAATTAAAAATTATCCAAAAGAGAAACGGGTAAAGTTGCTCGAGCAGACAACAAAACTTGCTCTTCAACTAAAGAAAATCGATATTGCATGGGCACTCGCTCTTGAAGTCGAAAAACTTTAA
- a CDS encoding acetoacetate--CoA ligase, giving the protein MEPKLLWSPSPERRNSSNLQRFISFVNQRHELEITDYPGIYQFSIDNIETFWEDILHFSGLIYSGSYQKILSNTEMPGAKWFEGISLNYAENVFSKLSGEYAITSYREGYGTFRIKSTRLKEVSLKLATAMRQSGIVKGDRVAAFSANVPEAVMGLLACSSIGAIWSSCSPDFGTTAVIDRFGQIEPKILFASESYEYNGKRFDCIEKIKEIVAAVPSVEKVILIPAFQDFESESLHLCQSVPDNFIWFDDFIAEQSEITGFEKVEFSHPLYILYSSGTTGKPKCIVHGTGGAMLQHYKELSLHTDLKEGEKLLYFTTTGWMMWNWLVSGMLAGAEIVLFDGSVIYPDEKVLWEFVSNEEINVFGTSPKFLSISEKNKVKPSNLFHYNKLKTILSTGSPLSENNYEWVYQNVKADIQLASISGGTDIVSCFMLGSPLLPVYSGEIQCRGLGMKVEVFNAEGKSVSGEKGELVCTAPFPSMPVKFWNDEGDKKYRDAYFTHYPGVWRHGDYIMINERGGIVVYGRSDATLNPGGVRIGTAEIYRIVEELDEVSDSIVCGFETKGEIEVFLFVVLKPGLELTPELTLKIRKSLKSKASPRHVPHRIFPVADIPRTISGKKVEMAITKILSGEEPDNREALANPESLSAFEKIKLIVNNT; this is encoded by the coding sequence ATGGAACCCAAACTTCTTTGGTCACCTTCCCCTGAGCGCAGAAACAGTTCAAATCTTCAAAGGTTTATCAGTTTTGTTAATCAAAGACATGAACTCGAAATAACTGATTACCCCGGTATCTATCAATTCTCGATAGATAACATTGAGACATTTTGGGAGGATATTCTTCATTTCTCAGGACTGATTTATTCAGGCAGTTACCAAAAAATACTAAGTAACACTGAAATGCCGGGAGCCAAATGGTTTGAAGGCATTTCTCTGAATTACGCAGAAAATGTCTTTTCAAAATTGAGCGGAGAATATGCCATTACTTCGTATCGGGAGGGTTATGGTACCTTCAGGATAAAATCAACCCGCCTCAAGGAAGTATCTTTGAAGCTGGCAACGGCAATGCGACAATCGGGAATTGTTAAAGGTGACAGAGTGGCTGCATTTTCCGCAAATGTTCCTGAAGCAGTCATGGGATTATTGGCTTGCTCTTCGATTGGAGCAATCTGGAGTTCCTGCTCGCCTGATTTTGGTACTACAGCAGTAATTGACCGGTTTGGACAAATTGAACCAAAAATTCTTTTCGCATCTGAATCATATGAATACAATGGCAAACGATTTGATTGTATTGAGAAAATAAAAGAAATTGTCGCAGCAGTCCCATCAGTTGAAAAAGTCATTCTCATCCCTGCATTTCAAGATTTCGAAAGTGAATCGTTGCATCTCTGTCAATCCGTCCCGGATAATTTTATCTGGTTCGATGATTTCATCGCTGAGCAGAGCGAGATTACCGGATTCGAAAAGGTAGAGTTTTCGCATCCGCTATATATATTGTACTCTTCCGGTACCACAGGAAAGCCCAAATGCATAGTTCATGGAACCGGTGGTGCAATGCTCCAACATTATAAAGAGCTTTCGCTTCACACTGATCTTAAGGAAGGAGAGAAACTCCTTTACTTCACCACCACGGGTTGGATGATGTGGAACTGGCTTGTCAGTGGTATGCTCGCCGGAGCAGAAATTGTGCTCTTTGATGGTTCGGTGATCTATCCTGATGAAAAGGTGTTGTGGGAATTCGTTTCAAATGAGGAAATTAATGTCTTTGGTACGAGTCCAAAATTCCTTTCCATTAGCGAAAAGAATAAGGTAAAACCGTCTAATCTTTTTCATTACAACAAGTTAAAGACGATCCTTTCAACCGGTTCACCACTATCTGAAAATAATTATGAATGGGTTTACCAAAATGTAAAAGCTGATATTCAGTTGGCATCAATTTCGGGAGGTACGGACATTGTTTCATGTTTTATGTTGGGTTCGCCTCTGCTTCCGGTTTATTCGGGAGAAATACAATGCCGGGGACTGGGCATGAAAGTGGAAGTATTTAATGCAGAAGGGAAAAGTGTTTCGGGAGAGAAAGGAGAGTTGGTTTGTACTGCCCCATTTCCGAGTATGCCTGTTAAATTCTGGAACGATGAAGGGGATAAAAAATACAGGGATGCCTATTTCACTCATTATCCGGGAGTATGGCGGCATGGCGACTATATAATGATTAATGAAAGAGGTGGTATTGTTGTTTACGGGAGAAGTGATGCCACTTTGAATCCCGGTGGAGTAAGGATTGGAACAGCAGAGATTTACAGAATAGTTGAAGAACTGGATGAAGTTTCTGACTCAATAGTTTGTGGATTTGAGACAAAGGGAGAAATTGAAGTTTTTCTTTTTGTTGTCCTAAAACCGGGCCTGGAACTGACTCCTGAACTCACATTAAAAATCAGGAAGTCATTAAAAAGCAAAGCCTCACCAAGGCATGTACCCCACAGAATTTTCCCGGTGGCAGATATCCCGAGAACAATCTCGGGGAAAAAAGTTGAAATGGCAATCACCAAAATCCTTTCTGGTGAAGAACCGGATAACAGGGAAGCACTTGCCAATCCTGAATCACTTAGTGCTTTTGAGAAAATTAAATTAATAGTTAACAACACATAG
- a CDS encoding N-6 DNA methylase gives MQDKDSAYKEIASLIERFEEQIISYKRSEYNETLTRRDFIDPFFNALGWDIDNKQGYAEAYREVIHEDKVRIGSSTKAPDYSFRLPGGKRLFFVEAKKPSVVVKEEILPAYQVRRYGWSAKLPISIITDFEEFSVYDCTKKPFPTDKASVSRIKYLTFRDYLNEFDFLWDTFSKEKVLKGSFDKFVAGTADKKGTAAVDEDFLLSLDKWRSLLAVSISKLNKDLDEDELNFAVQQTIDRLIFLRIAEDRNIEPYGNLAFAVRQGEYFQNLYQIFKDADEKYNSGLFDLKKDQISKNLLIDKKVIKSIVEQLYYPECPYEFSVLSVEILGSAYEQFLGRQIKIGKFNKAVIEEKPEVRKAGGVYYTPQYIVDYIVENTVGKLIQDKTVDFVSKIKVLDPACGSGSFLIGAYQYLLDWHKNYYGANTRSFKGGKNSPVTPEGNLTTSEKKRILLNNIFGVDIDVNAVEVTKLSLLLKCLEGETEASIKNQLSLFNERVLPTLDNNIKSGNSLIDTDFYDSQIDFGHERKIKPFNWQKAFPQVFNSNGGFDVVIGNPPYVKIQTILESNPGEIVEYFKTRYASASKGNYDLYVVFTERAFSLLNKEGVLGYILPHKFFQSEFGAGLRDHISKENAIERIVHFGAEQIFKNATTYTCLLFLGKNQKKSFEFLEINKPEVWAEDHSTFNFINVNQPLPGDKWNFNTSINSAIFDKMNKIPDTLGSITRKIFVGLQTSADKIYVLDIIKEETETFTCFSKSLEREVVLEKEMVKPFLMGKDVKRYQKPKPRCVVIFPYNIIEGKAILMTKEEIKKVFPLTWEYLSENKKVLENRENGKMKGNSFYAYIYPKNLVEFDTTKIMTPYLALQPNFTFDNDNLYHTTKVFSLSFSKRSKVDPLYILGLLNSKLMDFHIRSTGTVFRGGYFTFNTQFIESFRVKLLNQDLPQEKVIHDQVVHIVKQILDLTEQVNHLKIQSQIDEMKTKISYLEEKVDRIFYDLYELTPEEIKIIETKATNSQEP, from the coding sequence ATGCAGGATAAAGACTCAGCTTACAAGGAAATTGCTTCTCTTATTGAGAGATTTGAAGAACAGATAATATCATATAAACGCTCAGAGTATAACGAAACGCTAACAAGACGAGATTTTATTGATCCGTTTTTTAATGCTTTGGGTTGGGATATTGATAATAAACAAGGTTACGCGGAGGCATACCGAGAGGTTATCCACGAAGACAAGGTAAGGATCGGAAGTTCCACCAAAGCACCTGACTATTCATTCCGTCTTCCGGGAGGCAAAAGACTCTTTTTTGTTGAAGCCAAGAAACCAAGTGTTGTAGTTAAAGAAGAAATATTACCCGCATATCAGGTTCGCAGATACGGCTGGAGTGCAAAATTACCAATCAGCATAATCACAGATTTTGAAGAATTCTCCGTATATGACTGTACCAAAAAACCATTCCCCACAGATAAAGCTTCCGTTTCCCGAATAAAATACCTGACTTTTAGAGATTATCTCAATGAATTTGATTTCTTGTGGGATACTTTTTCAAAGGAAAAGGTCTTAAAAGGGAGTTTCGATAAATTTGTTGCTGGTACTGCTGATAAGAAAGGAACCGCAGCAGTTGATGAAGATTTCCTTCTGTCACTGGATAAATGGCGCAGTCTGCTTGCGGTCTCTATAAGCAAATTAAACAAAGATTTGGATGAAGATGAACTCAATTTCGCAGTTCAACAAACCATCGACAGATTGATTTTTCTAAGAATTGCAGAGGACAGAAACATTGAACCATATGGGAATCTTGCATTTGCTGTAAGACAAGGTGAGTATTTCCAAAATTTGTATCAAATCTTTAAAGATGCAGATGAAAAATACAACTCGGGACTTTTTGATCTGAAGAAAGATCAAATCAGTAAAAATCTGCTGATTGATAAAAAAGTTATCAAATCAATCGTTGAACAACTTTATTATCCTGAATGTCCTTATGAATTTTCGGTTCTTTCAGTTGAGATACTTGGAAGTGCTTATGAACAGTTCCTCGGCAGGCAAATAAAGATTGGGAAATTTAATAAAGCGGTAATCGAGGAGAAGCCTGAAGTCCGAAAAGCCGGCGGAGTATATTACACACCTCAATATATTGTTGACTATATAGTCGAAAACACTGTTGGCAAACTCATTCAGGATAAAACTGTTGATTTTGTTAGTAAAATAAAAGTTTTAGATCCTGCCTGCGGAAGTGGCAGTTTTCTGATCGGAGCATATCAGTATCTTCTTGACTGGCACAAAAACTATTATGGTGCAAACACCAGGTCTTTCAAAGGAGGCAAAAATTCACCCGTTACTCCCGAAGGAAATCTAACAACTTCCGAGAAAAAAAGAATACTTCTGAATAACATATTTGGAGTCGATATTGATGTTAATGCGGTAGAGGTGACAAAACTGTCTCTTCTTTTAAAATGTTTGGAAGGGGAAACCGAAGCATCAATCAAAAATCAACTCTCGCTTTTTAACGAAAGAGTGCTCCCCACACTCGATAACAATATCAAAAGTGGTAACAGCCTGATAGACACCGATTTTTACGATTCACAAATCGACTTCGGTCATGAAAGAAAGATTAAACCGTTCAACTGGCAAAAAGCATTCCCTCAAGTGTTTAACTCCAACGGAGGTTTTGATGTTGTTATTGGTAATCCTCCCTATGTAAAGATTCAAACAATTCTCGAAAGCAATCCCGGAGAGATTGTAGAGTACTTTAAAACCAGGTATGCATCTGCCTCAAAGGGGAATTATGACCTTTATGTTGTATTCACAGAACGGGCTTTTTCCTTGTTGAATAAGGAAGGTGTACTTGGGTACATCCTGCCTCATAAATTTTTCCAATCGGAATTTGGTGCCGGTCTTAGAGACCATATCTCAAAAGAAAATGCTATCGAAAGAATTGTGCATTTTGGTGCGGAACAAATATTCAAAAATGCTACGACATATACATGTCTGTTATTCCTTGGCAAGAATCAGAAAAAATCATTTGAATTCTTGGAGATAAACAAACCCGAAGTTTGGGCAGAAGACCATTCAACATTTAATTTTATCAATGTTAACCAACCTCTACCGGGTGATAAATGGAATTTTAATACATCGATAAATTCGGCGATCTTTGATAAAATGAACAAAATTCCTGATACCTTGGGTAGTATTACAAGGAAGATATTTGTTGGTTTACAAACCAGTGCGGACAAAATTTATGTTTTGGATATAATCAAAGAAGAGACGGAAACTTTCACTTGTTTTTCCAAATCTCTTGAACGGGAAGTCGTATTAGAAAAGGAAATGGTAAAGCCGTTTTTGATGGGAAAAGATGTTAAAAGATATCAAAAACCGAAACCAAGATGTGTGGTGATATTTCCTTACAATATCATTGAAGGTAAAGCTATACTGATGACAAAAGAGGAAATTAAGAAAGTCTTCCCGCTAACTTGGGAATATCTGTCAGAAAATAAAAAGGTTTTGGAAAATAGAGAAAATGGGAAAATGAAGGGGAATTCATTCTACGCTTATATTTATCCCAAAAATCTTGTAGAATTCGATACTACAAAAATTATGACTCCTTACCTGGCGTTACAACCAAACTTTACATTCGACAACGATAATTTGTATCACACAACCAAAGTGTTTAGCCTCTCATTTTCAAAAAGAAGCAAGGTTGATCCATTGTATATACTTGGATTATTAAACAGTAAATTGATGGATTTTCATATCAGATCAACGGGTACCGTTTTTCGTGGCGGTTATTTCACCTTCAATACACAGTTTATTGAAAGTTTTAGAGTGAAATTGTTGAATCAAGATCTCCCTCAAGAAAAAGTTATTCATGATCAGGTGGTACATATAGTAAAGCAGATTCTCGATTTGACTGAGCAGGTTAATCACCTTAAAATTCAATCGCAAATTGACGAGATGAAAACCAAAATAAGCTACCTCGAGGAAAAAGTTGACCGGATATTTTATGATCTTTATGAACTCACACCTGAGGAGATAAAGATAATTGAGACGAAGGCAACAAACAGCCAAGAGCCATAG
- the lpdA gene encoding dihydrolipoyl dehydrogenase yields the protein MSKYDLAILGGGPGGYVAAIRAGQLGLKTVVIDKDNLGGICLNWGCIPTKSLLKNAEIYDTLSNHSADFGISFKELSIDFSKVIKRSRDISEKISKNVELLIKKNKVDRVRGFGKLASASSIDVFDNEGKKFQTIEADKIIVATGARPRILPSIPVDRKDIITSSEAMTLPELPSSLIVVGAGAIGIEFAYFYSVLGTKVTIIEMLDRILPVEDREVSDALAKSFKKRGIEIHTGAVVESAVPGNDGVKVTINKDGKKIELKGDKVLSAIGVTGNIEGIGLEELGVEIFKNHIKVDKSDYSTNIPGVYAIGDVIGPPWLAHVASAEGIRCVEVIKGAHSAPVNYDNIPGCTYCQPQVASIGLTEEKAKEQGYKLKIGKFPFMASGKAFAIGERDGFVKLIFDEQYGELLGAHIIGSEATEMIAELGIARALEATYETIIKTVHAHPTLSESVMEAAAMANGEAIHI from the coding sequence ATGTCGAAATACGATCTCGCCATACTTGGCGGAGGACCGGGCGGCTATGTCGCTGCAATTCGAGCAGGTCAGTTAGGATTAAAAACAGTAGTGATAGACAAAGACAATCTGGGCGGTATTTGTCTGAACTGGGGTTGCATACCAACAAAATCTCTCCTTAAAAACGCAGAAATCTATGATACTCTTTCAAATCACAGCGCTGATTTTGGGATCTCATTTAAGGAATTGAGTATCGACTTTTCCAAAGTGATAAAGAGAAGCCGGGATATCTCGGAGAAAATTTCTAAAAATGTTGAATTATTGATAAAAAAGAACAAGGTTGACAGGGTCAGAGGTTTTGGCAAGCTGGCATCTGCATCTTCAATTGATGTTTTCGATAATGAAGGGAAGAAGTTCCAGACAATCGAAGCTGATAAAATTATTGTGGCTACCGGCGCGAGACCAAGAATTCTCCCTTCGATTCCGGTTGACAGAAAAGACATAATAACCAGTTCCGAAGCCATGACGCTTCCCGAACTTCCTTCCAGCCTGATAGTTGTCGGAGCCGGAGCGATAGGAATCGAATTTGCTTATTTTTATTCTGTTCTTGGCACAAAAGTGACAATAATAGAGATGTTAGACAGAATCCTGCCGGTCGAAGACAGGGAAGTGTCTGACGCTCTCGCAAAAAGTTTCAAAAAAAGAGGTATCGAGATTCATACCGGAGCGGTGGTTGAATCCGCGGTACCGGGAAATGACGGTGTTAAAGTCACCATCAACAAAGACGGTAAAAAGATTGAACTGAAAGGCGATAAAGTCCTTTCCGCAATAGGAGTAACCGGAAATATCGAGGGGATCGGACTTGAAGAACTCGGTGTCGAAATATTTAAAAATCACATAAAAGTTGACAAGTCTGACTATTCAACGAACATACCCGGTGTTTATGCAATTGGCGATGTTATCGGGCCACCCTGGTTGGCTCATGTTGCGAGTGCAGAGGGAATTCGTTGTGTTGAAGTGATCAAAGGTGCACATTCAGCTCCTGTAAATTACGACAACATACCGGGTTGTACTTACTGCCAGCCGCAGGTCGCAAGCATCGGTCTTACAGAAGAAAAAGCGAAAGAACAGGGATACAAACTTAAAATTGGTAAATTCCCGTTCATGGCTTCCGGAAAGGCTTTTGCCATTGGTGAAAGAGATGGCTTTGTTAAACTGATCTTTGATGAACAGTATGGTGAATTGCTTGGTGCACATATCATCGGATCAGAAGCAACGGAAATGATCGCGGAACTTGGTATAGCCAGGGCACTCGAAGCCACATATGAAACTATTATTAAAACTGTTCATGCTCATCCAACTCTTTCCGAGTCGGTAATGGAAGCAGCCGCAATGGCAAATGGTGAGGCAATCCATATCTAA